One genomic window of Sulfuricella sp. includes the following:
- a CDS encoding transporter associated domain-containing protein, with translation MDESAKPGWLERLGAWLSPEPDNREELVEILHAAYEKNLIDADALSMIEGVLQVSEMHVRDIMIPRAQMDVIDIADSPAAFIPFVIEAAHSRFPVIGENKDDVIGILLAKDLLRYYAGEAFDVRDMLRPAVFIPESKRLNILLKEFRMNRNHIAIVVDEYGGVSGLVTIEDVLEQIVGEIEDEFDFDETEDNIIQDRSGRYRVKAVTEISNFNEILGTQFSDEDYDTVGGLVVSKFGHLPKRGEHTIFDGLKFQVLRADSRRLHTLLVEKMPQEA, from the coding sequence ATGGATGAATCTGCCAAACCGGGCTGGCTGGAACGCCTGGGAGCGTGGCTTTCGCCCGAACCTGATAACCGCGAGGAATTGGTGGAGATTCTGCACGCGGCTTATGAAAAGAATCTGATTGATGCCGATGCCCTGTCCATGATTGAAGGGGTGCTCCAGGTTTCAGAAATGCATGTGCGTGACATCATGATTCCGCGAGCACAGATGGATGTGATCGATATCGCGGATTCACCGGCAGCATTCATCCCTTTTGTCATTGAAGCCGCCCACTCAAGATTTCCCGTGATTGGCGAGAACAAGGACGATGTGATCGGCATTCTTCTGGCCAAGGATTTGCTGCGCTACTATGCGGGTGAGGCGTTTGATGTGCGTGACATGCTGCGCCCAGCTGTATTCATTCCTGAATCCAAGCGCCTGAATATCCTGCTCAAGGAATTCCGCATGAACCGCAACCACATCGCCATTGTGGTGGATGAGTATGGCGGTGTGTCCGGCCTGGTGACGATTGAGGATGTGCTTGAGCAGATCGTGGGCGAAATCGAAGATGAATTCGATTTTGACGAAACCGAGGACAATATCATCCAGGACCGCAGCGGCCGCTACCGGGTCAAGGCGGTAACAGAGATCAGTAACTTCAACGAAATTCTGGGCACACAGTTCAGCGACGAAGATTATGATACGGTGGGCGGGCTGGTTGTCAGCAAGTTTGGCCATCTGCCAAAACGCGGCGAGCACACCATTTTTGATGGCCTGAAGTTCCAGGTGTTACGCGCTGACAGCCGGCGGCTACATACGTTGCTGGTAGAGAAAATGCCCCAGGAAGCCTGA
- the ybeY gene encoding rRNA maturation RNase YbeY has product MPIMRKTKPELKLSVQYAVKSADSPSRSQIRAWSSATLEGDTLVTIRIVDEDEGRQLNLDYRGKDYATNVLTFVYDHIPLCHGDLVLCAPVVSREATEQGKLAEAHYAHLIIHGMLHLQGYDHEEGADAEAMEAVETHIMRRLGYTDPYAN; this is encoded by the coding sequence ATGCCCATTATGAGAAAAACAAAGCCTGAACTGAAATTGTCGGTGCAATATGCCGTCAAATCGGCTGATTCGCCTTCCCGTAGCCAGATTAGAGCTTGGAGTAGCGCCACGCTGGAAGGCGATACGTTGGTGACAATCCGGATTGTCGATGAGGACGAGGGGCGGCAGCTCAACCTCGATTATCGGGGCAAGGACTACGCGACTAACGTTCTAACTTTCGTCTACGATCACATCCCCTTATGCCACGGTGATCTTGTGTTGTGCGCGCCGGTGGTGAGCCGTGAAGCGACAGAGCAGGGGAAATTGGCCGAGGCGCACTATGCCCATCTGATTATTCACGGGATGCTGCATTTGCAGGGGTATGACCACGAGGAAGGCGCAGATGCAGAGGCGATGGAAGCAGTTGAAACGCACATCATGAGGCGCCTCGGCTATACTGATCCCTATGCCAATTGA